Proteins co-encoded in one Bacteroidales bacterium genomic window:
- a CDS encoding DNA translocase FtsK: protein MSKNKLRNSEPPKNTKPAGKNSGKKSKKKSKKDSWFKRNKKAVNITFGVLFMSVAVYAALAMVSYVINVFKSGMLIDIDALGWWKYLAQGDGHNITGNFGDLIADLLIKRWFGIGSIFLVLILFHYGIKLTFGKKLINRKFILPVNILIALWFSLIFAVFFQNNEPYVSIFAGYIGKELFEIIKPVTGIVGTAIILFILMFVFIGIRYKLNVLNLFKNIKLNSKDKTKDVEDIIEDDDEEGTDDRDDFDDDEQDNDEDEETVRSFDEDENSNDEDLLEEEIEEIRRNQEEFELKDIVVERPDEESIDEKDFKKQNILELEDIDPRDELPRYKMPPIDLLEEYGGDSVSISDEEIEKNRQNIKNTLRTYSIEIVSIKATVGPTITLYEIVPAPGVRISKIKNLEDDIALSLAAMGIRIIAPIPGKGTIGIEVPNSKPQIVSMRSVLSSKKFVESNLELPIALGKTISNESFVADLTKMPHLLVAGATGQGKSVGLNAIITSLLYKKHPAQLKFVMIDPKKVELSLFSKIEKHYLAKLPDLDEAIITDTKHVVNTLNSLLIEMTTRYELLKMSGVRNIKEYNTKYIARRLNPENGHRYLPYIVVIIDEFADLIMTAGKEVEVPLTRLAQLARAIGIHLVIATQRPSVNIITGTIKANFPARLAFRVVQKIDSRTILDTGGADQLIGRGDMLLSTGSDLIRMQCAFIDTDEVGRLTDYIGSQAGYATALLLPEYSGDSAETSLNKDDIGDRDEMFAQAARLIVINQHGSTSLLQRKLNLGYNRAGRIMDQLEAAGIVGPQEGSKAREVYVHSEVELDKILNPDL, encoded by the coding sequence ATGTCTAAGAATAAGTTAAGAAATTCAGAACCACCAAAAAACACAAAACCGGCCGGTAAGAATTCAGGTAAAAAGTCTAAGAAAAAGTCGAAAAAAGATTCCTGGTTTAAAAGAAACAAAAAGGCCGTGAATATTACTTTTGGCGTGCTCTTTATGTCGGTTGCGGTTTATGCCGCATTAGCAATGGTTTCTTATGTTATAAATGTCTTTAAAAGCGGAATGTTAATTGATATTGATGCTTTGGGATGGTGGAAATATTTAGCTCAGGGCGACGGACATAATATTACCGGAAATTTCGGAGATTTAATCGCTGATTTGCTGATTAAAAGATGGTTCGGTATCGGTTCGATATTTTTAGTTCTGATTCTTTTTCATTATGGAATTAAATTGACATTCGGAAAGAAATTAATAAATCGTAAATTTATTCTGCCCGTAAATATTTTAATCGCCTTATGGTTTTCACTCATATTTGCCGTATTCTTCCAAAATAATGAACCTTATGTTTCAATATTTGCCGGATATATCGGAAAAGAATTGTTCGAAATAATTAAACCGGTTACCGGAATTGTAGGTACGGCAATAATTCTGTTTATTCTGATGTTCGTTTTTATCGGAATACGCTACAAATTGAATGTGTTGAATTTATTTAAAAACATTAAATTAAATTCTAAAGATAAAACAAAGGATGTTGAGGATATTATTGAAGATGACGACGAGGAAGGAACGGATGATAGAGATGATTTCGATGATGACGAACAGGATAATGATGAAGATGAAGAAACCGTAAGATCTTTTGATGAAGATGAAAACTCCAATGATGAGGATTTGCTGGAGGAAGAAATTGAAGAGATTCGTAGAAACCAAGAAGAGTTTGAATTAAAAGATATTGTTGTTGAAAGACCTGATGAAGAGTCGATTGATGAAAAAGATTTTAAAAAACAAAATATTTTAGAACTCGAAGATATTGATCCGAGGGATGAATTGCCGAGGTATAAGATGCCTCCCATTGACTTGCTCGAAGAGTACGGCGGCGACAGCGTTTCTATTTCTGATGAGGAAATAGAGAAAAACAGACAGAATATTAAAAATACTCTTCGCACTTATTCTATTGAAATCGTTTCAATCAAGGCTACTGTCGGACCTACGATTACTCTCTATGAAATAGTTCCGGCTCCGGGAGTAAGAATCTCGAAAATCAAGAATCTTGAAGACGACATTGCGCTTAGTCTCGCCGCTATGGGAATTCGTATTATTGCACCTATCCCCGGTAAGGGAACTATCGGTATCGAAGTGCCGAACAGCAAACCGCAAATTGTTTCCATGCGATCTGTTCTTTCATCTAAAAAGTTTGTTGAAAGTAATCTGGAACTACCTATAGCTTTAGGTAAAACTATTTCTAATGAAAGTTTTGTTGCCGATCTTACCAAGATGCCGCATTTACTTGTTGCAGGAGCAACAGGACAAGGTAAATCGGTTGGGCTAAATGCAATTATTACATCATTATTGTATAAAAAACATCCGGCTCAATTGAAATTTGTTATGATTGACCCTAAGAAGGTCGAACTTTCATTATTCAGTAAAATAGAAAAACATTATCTTGCAAAATTACCTGATCTTGACGAAGCTATAATTACAGATACAAAGCATGTTGTTAATACGCTCAATTCACTTTTGATAGAAATGACAACAAGATATGAGCTCCTCAAAATGTCTGGAGTCAGAAATATTAAAGAATATAACACAAAGTACATTGCCCGCAGATTAAATCCTGAAAACGGTCATAGATATCTTCCCTATATTGTTGTAATAATAGATGAGTTTGCCGATTTAATTATGACTGCCGGAAAAGAGGTTGAGGTGCCGCTGACACGTTTGGCGCAACTTGCTCGTGCTATAGGAATTCATCTTGTAATTGCAACCCAAAGACCTTCTGTTAATATTATTACTGGTACTATTAAGGCGAACTTTCCGGCTCGTCTGGCTTTCCGTGTTGTGCAGAAAATAGACTCGCGCACGATTCTTGATACCGGCGGCGCAGACCAATTAATAGGAAGAGGAGATATGCTACTTTCTACGGGAAGTGATCTTATTCGAATGCAATGTGCGTTTATTGATACTGATGAGGTAGGTCGCCTTACGGATTATATAGGTTCGCAAGCAGGTTATGCAACAGCTTTGTTATTGCCGGAATATTCCGGAGATTCTGCGGAAACGAGTTTGAATAAGGATGATATTGGTGACCGTGACGAAATGTTTGCCCAAGCGGCACGATTAATTGTTATAAATCAACATGGTTCAACATCTTTATTACAGCGAAAACTTAACTTGGGATATAATCGTGCCGGAAGAATTATGGATCAACTTGAGGCTGCCGGAATTGTCGGTCCGCAAGAAGGCAGCAAAGCCCGCGAAGTATATGTTCACAGCGAAGTAGAATTAGATAAGATACTTAATCCGGATTTATAA
- a CDS encoding NAD(P)/FAD-dependent oxidoreductase, translating into MINEIDIKISPELINDYEAIKLSSGRAAGIKISSINDIRILRRSIDARGRNISYLLKIAVFSGNDYPNESIKIPEFKNVASAPPVIIIGAGPAGLFAALKLIQKGIKPIILERGKDIHKRKIDIAELYRNNNLNEDSNYCFGEGGAGTFSDGKLFTRSTKRGNVNEILQLLVLHGASKDILVDAHPHIGSDNLPMIMENIRNTIISHGGEYHFNTKICDIKIKNSEVDKVIDQNGNIFSGIAVILATGHSANDIYEFLNERKIKIEVKDFALGVRVEHYQKMIDDIQYNGKRQRYDLPPATYSLVTQVGGKGVFSFCMCPGGIIVPASTKSGELVVNGMSNSSRSGKFANSGIVVSVDKKDTSDYSKFGALQNLIFRQDLERRFFDHKDGTIKAPGQRMTDFTKNKTSSELRKSSYIPGLISSPIHNMLPDFITNRLKQAFTDFDKKLRGFYSDDALLIGIESRTSSPVRILRNNETFEHIEIKNLYPCGEGAGYAGGIVSSAIDGVNVAENIKI; encoded by the coding sequence ATGATTAATGAGATAGATATAAAAATTTCTCCCGAATTAATAAATGATTATGAAGCTATAAAATTATCATCGGGAAGAGCTGCCGGAATAAAAATTTCAAGTATTAACGATATTAGAATTTTACGTCGTTCCATTGATGCGCGCGGAAGAAACATTTCTTATTTACTGAAAATAGCTGTCTTCTCCGGAAATGATTATCCGAACGAGAGCATAAAAATTCCGGAATTTAAAAATGTTGCCTCCGCTCCGCCTGTAATAATAATCGGTGCGGGGCCGGCAGGATTATTCGCCGCTTTAAAACTAATTCAAAAAGGAATCAAACCCATAATTCTGGAACGCGGAAAAGATATTCACAAAAGAAAAATAGATATTGCCGAACTTTATCGCAACAACAATCTCAATGAAGATTCCAATTATTGTTTTGGTGAAGGTGGCGCCGGAACTTTCTCCGACGGAAAATTATTTACCCGTTCAACAAAACGAGGTAATGTAAATGAAATCCTACAATTGCTGGTTTTACATGGAGCCTCAAAAGATATTCTTGTTGATGCACATCCGCATATCGGTTCGGATAATCTACCAATGATAATGGAAAACATCAGAAATACAATAATTTCTCATGGGGGCGAATATCATTTCAATACTAAAATCTGCGATATCAAAATTAAAAATTCTGAAGTTGATAAAGTAATAGACCAAAACGGGAATATATTTTCCGGAATTGCAGTAATTCTGGCGACAGGACATTCGGCAAATGATATTTATGAATTTTTGAATGAAAGAAAGATAAAAATTGAAGTTAAAGACTTTGCTTTGGGTGTACGTGTCGAACATTATCAGAAAATGATTGATGATATCCAGTACAATGGAAAAAGGCAGCGATATGATTTGCCGCCGGCAACTTATAGTTTAGTAACGCAAGTTGGAGGAAAAGGTGTTTTTTCATTTTGTATGTGTCCGGGTGGGATAATTGTTCCAGCCTCAACAAAATCTGGAGAACTTGTTGTAAACGGAATGTCTAATTCATCTCGCAGCGGAAAATTTGCAAATTCAGGAATTGTTGTTTCTGTTGATAAGAAAGATACTTCGGATTATTCAAAATTCGGAGCGTTGCAAAATCTGATATTCCGGCAAGATTTAGAAAGAAGATTTTTTGATCATAAGGACGGAACTATTAAGGCGCCGGGACAAAGAATGACCGATTTCACAAAAAACAAAACTTCGTCGGAATTAAGAAAAAGTTCCTACATACCCGGATTAATATCCTCTCCTATTCACAATATGCTTCCGGATTTCATCACAAACAGATTAAAACAAGCATTTACAGATTTCGACAAAAAGCTCAGGGGATTTTACTCCGATGATGCTTTATTAATTGGAATAGAATCTCGTACTTCTTCTCCTGTAAGAATTTTAAGAAACAACGAAACATTCGAACATATTGAAATCAAGAATCTATATCCTTGCGGCGAAGGTGCCGGCTATGCGGGAGGAATTGTTTCTTCTGCAATCGACGGAGTAAATGTTGCTGAAAATATTAAGATATAG
- a CDS encoding putative porin has protein sequence MKKFLNIFIVCLLFIVPKQFHAQALPDSLAIYYGYLKDFPLDSLTLTPIDTTLFRYHIFDELYRQENFYNTTSNTGHAHRPLIFTPNLNAGYYYNYDGFEQYLQSTQNTKYFSSLKPYFNLMYSRAPGNERDESYFNAEHNQRIGQTIAFGFNFNFLNNEGFYIRQTAKNANFNANLRFHTRDYRYGFLFAYYHTRLNILENGGVKNLTDFTENNFSNRKTIDVNLTNASNFIKRGGWYFSHYFKLMKADTTRKENHLQLRHSINFVRDRNIYQDTRPDTNFYNYFYTNDNSAIFDSTVFKSLKNNFAFTNFDNGNKAWFQFEVGADVDYHNIQYYVFANNVTVTDEGLSIISSQEEVNKYNIYNIIPYGKFLLKFANFTLIPEAHFSLGNYNNGDYNVSGLLNYDYKKFSFEAEYNSAATDVPWMYSQIKTTTTAWENSFKKVFYNQANVSVKYSSLELGVKYMLVNNYAYLNQDITPQQHEGAINYLSAYFSAGYDLKRFEISGSVVYQYTSNKDVMRIPDLVGKITFIYKQPLFKKALMSQIGFDVVYNTPFYAEAYMPSIRSFYLQDEVKTGNYPYINAYFRFQVKRARVFVEFINVTSGLLGYNYIGVPHYPLNDRQFKFGVSWYFHD, from the coding sequence GTGAAGAAATTTCTGAATATATTTATCGTTTGTCTGTTGTTTATTGTGCCGAAACAATTTCATGCACAAGCACTTCCCGACTCTTTGGCAATATATTACGGATATTTAAAAGATTTTCCTCTCGATTCATTAACATTAACTCCTATTGACACTACTCTTTTCCGCTATCATATTTTTGACGAACTGTACAGGCAAGAGAATTTCTACAATACGACATCGAATACCGGCCACGCTCATCGTCCACTAATTTTTACTCCGAATTTAAACGCCGGATATTATTATAATTACGATGGTTTCGAGCAGTATCTCCAATCAACGCAAAATACAAAATACTTTTCTTCATTAAAGCCGTATTTTAATCTTATGTATTCGCGAGCTCCGGGTAATGAGCGCGATGAGAGTTACTTTAATGCCGAACATAATCAGAGAATCGGACAAACAATAGCTTTCGGATTCAATTTTAATTTTCTAAATAACGAAGGGTTTTATATTCGTCAAACCGCAAAAAATGCTAATTTCAATGCCAATTTACGATTTCATACCCGTGACTACCGTTATGGATTTCTTTTCGCTTATTATCATACCAGATTGAATATCCTGGAGAACGGCGGAGTTAAAAATCTTACCGATTTTACTGAAAATAATTTTTCAAACAGAAAAACTATTGATGTTAATCTTACTAATGCTTCAAATTTTATCAAACGCGGCGGATGGTATTTCAGTCATTATTTCAAACTGATGAAAGCCGATACTACGAGGAAGGAAAATCATCTTCAGCTTCGGCACAGTATAAATTTTGTTCGCGACAGAAATATTTATCAGGATACAAGACCGGATACTAATTTTTACAATTATTTCTATACAAACGATAATTCCGCTATATTTGATTCAACTGTTTTTAAAAGTTTGAAAAACAATTTTGCTTTTACCAATTTCGATAACGGGAACAAAGCTTGGTTTCAATTTGAAGTGGGAGCAGATGTTGATTATCATAATATTCAATACTATGTTTTTGCAAATAATGTTACTGTTACCGACGAAGGCCTTAGTATTATTTCCAGTCAAGAAGAAGTTAATAAGTATAATATTTACAATATAATCCCTTACGGTAAATTCCTTTTGAAGTTTGCTAATTTCACATTAATTCCCGAAGCGCATTTTTCTCTCGGGAATTATAATAACGGCGACTATAACGTTTCGGGATTGTTGAATTATGATTACAAGAAATTTTCTTTTGAGGCCGAATATAATTCCGCCGCAACCGATGTCCCGTGGATGTATTCACAAATTAAGACTACAACAACAGCGTGGGAAAATTCTTTCAAGAAAGTCTTTTATAATCAGGCTAATGTTTCGGTAAAATACAGTTCATTAGAATTAGGCGTAAAATATATGTTAGTTAACAATTATGCTTATCTAAACCAAGATATTACACCGCAACAACATGAAGGCGCCATAAATTATTTATCGGCATATTTTTCTGCGGGATATGATTTAAAACGTTTTGAAATAAGCGGCAGTGTTGTTTACCAATATACCAGCAATAAAGATGTAATGCGGATACCCGACCTTGTTGGAAAAATTACTTTTATATATAAACAACCTTTGTTTAAAAAAGCCCTGATGTCGCAAATCGGATTCGATGTTGTTTACAATACACCTTTCTATGCTGAAGCTTACATGCCTTCAATTCGTTCGTTCTATCTTCAAGATGAAGTTAAAACAGGAAATTATCCGTATATCAACGCATATTTCAGGTTTCAAGTAAAAAGGGCAAGAGTTTTTGTTGAATTTATCAACGTTACGAGCGGATTGTTAGGTTATAATTATATAGGCGTGCCGCATTATCCGTTAAACGACAGACAATTTAAATTCGGAGTAAGTTGGTATTTCCATGATTAA
- a CDS encoding uracil-DNA glycosylase family protein, whose product MIIKHENSEIQAPNPDIEEVHPLGFFLPENAKLLILGSFPPQRKRWSMDFYYPNFQNDFWRIMGLVFYNDKEYFIKENKKTFDRDRAASFCYYKGIGMGDTAMNIIRLNNNASDKFLHITKTFSPEKILRKIPECKAIAVTGAKAMEALLYLLDFSEPAVGNFSPCNINNREIMIYRMPSTSRAYPKPLNEKAEFYRKMFESLEI is encoded by the coding sequence ATGATTATTAAACACGAAAACTCAGAAATACAAGCTCCGAATCCTGACATTGAAGAAGTTCATCCTTTGGGATTCTTTTTGCCGGAAAATGCGAAACTTTTGATTCTCGGAAGTTTTCCGCCGCAACGCAAGCGATGGTCTATGGACTTTTATTATCCGAATTTTCAGAATGATTTCTGGCGAATCATGGGTTTGGTTTTTTATAATGACAAAGAGTATTTCATTAAGGAAAATAAAAAAACTTTCGACAGAGATCGTGCCGCAAGTTTTTGCTACTACAAAGGTATAGGAATGGGTGATACGGCGATGAATATCATCAGATTAAATAATAATGCTTCGGATAAGTTCTTACATATAACAAAAACTTTTTCTCCGGAGAAAATTTTAAGGAAAATTCCCGAATGTAAAGCAATCGCGGTTACAGGAGCAAAAGCAATGGAAGCATTATTATATTTGCTGGATTTTTCTGAACCAGCAGTAGGAAACTTTTCACCGTGCAATATAAACAACAGGGAAATAATGATTTATAGAATGCCGTCAACATCACGGGCATATCCCAAACCACTCAATGAAAAGGCAGAATTTTATAGAAAAATGTTTGAAAGTTTAGAAATTTAA
- a CDS encoding alpha/beta fold hydrolase — translation MKKVLSTILAAFIFCTINAQSIEGTWNGKIDVNNTFLTIVLHIQDSLGSKVLMDSPDQYTFGIPCDSSFFSNDSLFISIKSIGLTINGNYNTEKDSIFCFFKQMGFSADLVLGRGDFTKKKIVRKQDPVDFPYHVEEVSIKSADDVILAGTLTMPNEKTNVKPSNKIVVLISGSGAQNRDEELFDHRPFLVLSDYLTRNGIAVIRYDDRGTAESTGKFSTATTYDLSLDAEAVVNYIKGRDDLKDMSIGLVGHSEGGMIAPMVAVRNSDIDFIVLLAGPGIPIEELLIHQNNDIMVANNAPKDIIDIEIKSIKKSYSIINNNKLNDEEKLKKIIAVKEKSYKQYPEGWISEEDIQQIVETEAKSYLQPWFKYFVGFNPQNYLKKTTVPVLALNGTNDIQVRAKENLEGIEKSLKKAGNTNYKIVPLPQQNHLFQKCLFGNTELYIKNEETFNEDSMKIIADWINEN, via the coding sequence ATGAAAAAAGTATTATCCACAATCTTAGCTGCATTTATCTTTTGCACTATCAACGCTCAATCTATAGAAGGAACATGGAACGGCAAAATTGATGTAAACAACACTTTTCTTACTATAGTTCTCCATATACAAGATTCTTTGGGTTCAAAAGTGTTGATGGACTCTCCCGACCAATATACTTTTGGAATTCCTTGCGATAGTTCTTTCTTTAGTAACGACAGCTTATTTATTTCTATAAAATCGATAGGTTTAACCATAAACGGTAATTATAATACTGAGAAAGATTCAATCTTTTGTTTTTTCAAACAGATGGGATTTTCCGCCGATTTAGTTTTGGGTAGAGGAGATTTTACAAAAAAGAAAATTGTAAGAAAACAAGACCCGGTTGATTTCCCTTACCATGTTGAAGAAGTCTCAATAAAAAGTGCAGACGATGTTATTCTTGCAGGAACATTAACAATGCCCAACGAAAAAACAAATGTGAAGCCAAGCAACAAAATAGTTGTACTTATTTCCGGTTCAGGAGCTCAGAATCGCGATGAGGAACTTTTTGATCACAGACCATTTCTCGTGTTATCGGATTATCTCACAAGAAACGGAATTGCCGTAATAAGATACGACGACAGAGGAACTGCCGAATCTACAGGAAAGTTCAGTACGGCTACAACTTACGATTTATCTCTTGATGCGGAAGCGGTTGTCAATTACATAAAAGGAAGGGATGATTTGAAGGATATGTCTATCGGATTAGTAGGCCACAGCGAAGGCGGTATGATTGCCCCGATGGTTGCCGTCCGCAATTCCGATATCGATTTCATTGTTCTGCTTGCGGGACCCGGAATTCCGATCGAAGAATTATTGATACATCAAAATAATGATATAATGGTTGCAAATAATGCGCCTAAAGATATTATCGATATTGAAATAAAAAGTATTAAAAAAAGTTATTCGATAATAAATAATAATAAACTTAATGATGAAGAGAAATTAAAAAAGATTATAGCCGTCAAAGAGAAAAGTTACAAACAATATCCCGAAGGGTGGATTAGTGAAGAAGATATTCAACAGATTGTAGAAACAGAAGCAAAATCGTATTTACAACCTTGGTTTAAATATTTTGTCGGATTTAACCCGCAAAATTACTTGAAAAAGACAACAGTTCCTGTTTTAGCCTTAAACGGCACAAATGATATTCAAGTAAGGGCAAAAGAAAATCTCGAAGGAATTGAAAAATCTTTAAAGAAAGCCGGTAATACAAATTATAAAATTGTTCCGTTACCTCAGCAGAATCATTTATTTCAGAAATGTTTATTCGGAAATACCGAATTATATATTAAGAATGAAGAAACTTTTAATGAAGATTCTATGAAGATTATTGCAGACTGGATTAATGAAAATTAA
- a CDS encoding DUF2089 domain-containing protein: MLPTHCPSCNNQLKVKCLKCDECNTEVNGSYELPIYLLLTQKDQEFILKFVKYSGSLKEMANELKLSYPTVRNMLNDIIDRINSLEEIQSTITK; encoded by the coding sequence ATGTTACCGACTCATTGTCCAAGTTGTAATAATCAGCTTAAAGTAAAATGCTTAAAATGTGATGAGTGTAATACTGAAGTTAACGGTTCATACGAACTTCCTATTTATTTACTTCTAACACAAAAAGATCAAGAATTTATTCTAAAATTCGTAAAATATAGCGGAAGTCTTAAAGAAATGGCTAACGAACTCAAGCTAAGCTATCCTACGGTTAGAAATATGTTGAACGACATTATAGACAGAATAAACTCATTGGAAGAAATTCAATCAACAATAACAAAATAA
- the mgtE gene encoding magnesium transporter: MNEIKLFLRNLIEQKDWKSLKKELQHFSPLEIAEVIEDLSKTEGILLFRLLSREYAKETFEHLSHESQQDVIESLAENSNRITSLLNDLEPDDRTAFFEDLPGEIVQPLMQLLSDKERKIAGQLLAYPEDSVGRLMTPEYVAVKAYYTVDQSLEHIRKYGRDSETLNIIYVVDDKWHLVDDIRIKDLILASPQQKISEISDNKFIALNVFDDQENAVKVFSDHDRVALPVIDNDGTLVGIVTFDDMMDVAEEESTEDFHKFGSIKDAIVNPLKATIATLYKNRVVWLTALVFVNVFSGAAIASFEDVIQSAVSLVFFLPLLIASGGNAGSQSATLMIRSLATGDVEIKDWVKLLGKELLVSLLLGLTMAAGVALIAVFRAKEIVLVVSLTMVLTVITGSLIGLILPFIFTKFKVDPATASAPLITSISDITGVLIYFSIASWVLGI, encoded by the coding sequence ATGAATGAGATCAAACTTTTTTTAAGAAATTTAATCGAACAAAAAGACTGGAAAAGTCTAAAAAAGGAACTACAACACTTCTCACCTCTTGAAATAGCAGAAGTTATTGAAGACTTATCTAAAACAGAAGGTATTCTTTTGTTTAGATTGCTTTCGCGTGAATACGCAAAGGAAACTTTCGAGCATTTATCTCACGAATCGCAACAGGATGTTATTGAAAGCCTTGCTGAAAACAGTAACAGGATTACAAGTTTATTGAATGACTTGGAACCTGATGACAGAACAGCTTTTTTTGAAGATTTACCTGGAGAGATTGTACAGCCCCTGATGCAATTACTTAGTGATAAAGAAAGAAAAATTGCCGGCCAACTTTTAGCATATCCCGAAGACAGCGTAGGTCGATTGATGACTCCCGAATACGTTGCAGTTAAGGCATATTATACGGTTGATCAATCTTTAGAACATATTAGAAAATACGGTCGCGATTCCGAAACTCTCAATATTATTTATGTAGTTGATGATAAATGGCATTTGGTTGACGACATTCGCATTAAGGATTTAATACTTGCTTCACCCCAACAGAAAATATCAGAAATTTCCGATAATAAATTCATTGCTCTAAATGTTTTTGATGATCAGGAAAATGCGGTAAAAGTTTTTTCGGATCATGACAGGGTTGCTTTACCTGTTATTGATAACGACGGTACTCTGGTTGGTATTGTTACCTTCGATGATATGATGGACGTTGCGGAAGAAGAAAGCACAGAAGACTTTCATAAATTCGGTTCTATTAAAGATGCTATTGTAAACCCATTGAAAGCAACTATTGCAACATTATATAAAAACAGAGTTGTTTGGTTGACTGCTCTTGTGTTTGTGAATGTATTCTCCGGCGCGGCAATTGCAAGCTTCGAAGATGTAATACAATCGGCCGTATCATTAGTTTTTTTCCTTCCGCTTTTGATAGCAAGCGGAGGTAATGCAGGTTCTCAATCCGCAACACTTATGATTCGCTCTTTAGCAACCGGTGATGTAGAAATAAAAGATTGGGTCAAATTGCTCGGCAAGGAGCTCCTAGTTTCACTTTTACTCGGACTTACTATGGCGGCAGGCGTTGCATTAATTGCAGTCTTTCGAGCTAAGGAAATAGTTTTAGTTGTAAGCTTAACCATGGTTTTAACAGTTATTACCGGCAGCTTAATAGGCTTAATCCTGCCTTTCATATTCACAAAATTTAAAGTTGACCCCGCAACGGCAAGTGCACCGCTTATTACATCAATTTCTGATATTACGGGAGTACTGATTTATTTTTCAATTGCAAGTTGGGTACTGGGGATATAA